The genomic interval CTCGAAATCGTCCCCGTGCTGAACAAGATCGACATGGAGGCCGCCATGATCGACGAGGTGAAGGATCAGGTCATCGACCTGATCGGATGCAAGGAGGAGGATATTCTGCTCGCCTCCGGAAAGACCGGACAGGGTGTCGAGGAGGTCCTCGAAGCCATCGTCCACCGGATCCCCGCCCCGAAAGGAGATGAGAACGCCCCGCTGCAGGCCCTGATCTTCGACTCGGTGTTCAACCCCTTCCGCGGCATCATCGCCTATTTCCGCGTCTTCAACGGCACGATCCGAAAGGGCGACCACGTCAAGTTCTTCAACACCGGCAGCGAGTACGATGCCGACGAAGTGGGCGTGCTCAAACTCAAGATGCAGCCCCGCGACGAGATCCGAGCCGGGGATGTCGGCTACATCTGCTCGGGAATCAAAACCTCCTCGGACGTCAAGGTCGGCGATACGATCACCTCGGTGGCAAACCCCGCGCAGGAGGCCATCGCCGGATTCGAGGATGTCAAGCCCATGGTCTTCGCCGGCGTCTATCCCGTCGAGGCCGACCAGTACGAGGACCTGCGCGCCTCGCTCGAAAAGCTGCAACTCAACGACGCCTCGCTCACCTTCGAGCCCGAAAGTTCGCTCGCACTCGGATTCGGGTTCCGCTGCGGTTTCCTCGGGCTTCTCCACATGGAGATCATCCAGGAGCGCCTCTACCGCGAATTCGACATGGACGTCATCACCACCGTGCCCAACGTCTCCTACCGCGTCACCACCACGCAGGGCGACGTCCTGGAGGTCCACAACCCCTCGGGACTGCCCGAAATCACCAAAATCGCCAAGATCGAGGAGCCCTACATCCTCGCCCAGATCATCACCAAGGCCGAATTCCTCGGCAATGTCATCAAACTCTGCATCGACAAGCGCGGCGTGATGAAAAACCAGACCTTCATCACGCAGGACCGCGTCGAGGTCAATTTCGACATGCCCCTCTCGGAGATCGTCTTCGACTTCTACGACAAACTGAAAAGCATTTCCAAGGGATACGCCTCGTTCGACTACCACCGGACGGGTTTCCAACTCTCGAAACTCGTCAAACTCGATATTCTCCTGAACGGCGAACCCGTCGACGCCCTCTCGTCGCTGACCTACACCGACCACGCCTACGATTTCGGACGCAAGATGTGCGAAAAACTCAAGGAGCTCATCCCGCGCCAGCAGTTCGATATTGCCATCCAGGCCGCCATCGGCGCCAAGATCATCGCCCGCGAGACCGTCAAGGCCGTGCGTAAGGACGTAACCGCAAAATGTTACGGCGGCGACATCTCCCGCAAACGAAAACTCCTCGAAAAACAGAAGAAAGGCAAGAAGCGGATGCGCCAG from uncultured Alistipes sp. carries:
- the lepA gene encoding translation elongation factor 4, yielding MKNIRNFCIIAHIDHGKSTLADRLLEKTNTLNQREMQSQVLDDMELEREKGITIKSHAIQMVYTARDGQQYTLNLIDTPGHVDFSYEVSRAIASCEGALLVVDATQGIQAQTISNLYLAVGHDLEIVPVLNKIDMEAAMIDEVKDQVIDLIGCKEEDILLASGKTGQGVEEVLEAIVHRIPAPKGDENAPLQALIFDSVFNPFRGIIAYFRVFNGTIRKGDHVKFFNTGSEYDADEVGVLKLKMQPRDEIRAGDVGYICSGIKTSSDVKVGDTITSVANPAQEAIAGFEDVKPMVFAGVYPVEADQYEDLRASLEKLQLNDASLTFEPESSLALGFGFRCGFLGLLHMEIIQERLYREFDMDVITTVPNVSYRVTTTQGDVLEVHNPSGLPEITKIAKIEEPYILAQIITKAEFLGNVIKLCIDKRGVMKNQTFITQDRVEVNFDMPLSEIVFDFYDKLKSISKGYASFDYHRTGFQLSKLVKLDILLNGEPVDALSSLTYTDHAYDFGRKMCEKLKELIPRQQFDIAIQAAIGAKIIARETVKAVRKDVTAKCYGGDISRKRKLLEKQKKGKKRMRQIGNVEVPQSAFLAVLKMD